Proteins found in one Corynebacterium sanguinis genomic segment:
- a CDS encoding glycerophosphodiester phosphodiesterase, which yields MTILTSSNAARERETSTDPGIVAHRGASGLYPEQTFQAFDEALRLPIHGIECDVRLSRDGQLVVFHDPILNRTTNGSGRVSVTDWSDLRTLNAGTPDNPQRIMRLAELLELMQDYPDKHIYVETKHPTRYGPEVDEQTLRVLHYAGLRESERVHLISFSHRAMRYFTEFAPELETYYLFRLREKKWNKKNHMLSRPYGVGPALAHLQAKPELLGFKGLKTYTWTVNLPKQMLWCRDNGVDVFATDLPHLAVETLSRGTVAPVSQSSTS from the coding sequence GTGACCATCCTGACGAGCAGTAACGCAGCTCGAGAGCGTGAGACCAGCACTGATCCCGGAATCGTCGCGCACCGCGGCGCATCGGGGCTCTACCCGGAGCAGACGTTCCAGGCCTTCGACGAGGCGTTACGCCTGCCGATCCACGGCATCGAGTGCGACGTCCGGCTCTCCCGTGACGGGCAGCTGGTTGTCTTCCACGACCCGATCCTGAACCGAACCACGAACGGCAGCGGCAGGGTGTCCGTCACCGACTGGTCGGATCTGCGCACCCTCAACGCGGGAACGCCCGACAACCCGCAGCGCATCATGCGGCTTGCCGAGCTGCTTGAGCTCATGCAGGACTACCCGGACAAGCACATTTACGTGGAAACGAAGCACCCCACCCGCTACGGCCCCGAAGTCGACGAGCAGACGCTGCGCGTCCTGCACTACGCGGGATTGCGCGAATCCGAGCGAGTGCACCTGATTTCGTTTTCCCACCGGGCGATGCGCTACTTCACCGAGTTCGCCCCGGAACTGGAAACCTACTACCTATTCCGTCTGCGCGAGAAGAAGTGGAACAAGAAAAACCACATGCTCTCGCGCCCGTACGGCGTCGGCCCGGCGCTTGCGCACCTGCAGGCCAAGCCCGAGCTTTTGGGGTTCAAGGGTTTGAAGACCTACACGTGGACGGTCAACCTGCCGAAGCAGATGCTGTGGTGCCGCGACAACGGCGTTGACGTGTTTGCCACCGATCTGCCGCACTTGGCCGTGGAAACTCTTTCCCGCGGCACCGTTGCACCGGTTTCGCAGTCCTCAACGAGCTAG
- a CDS encoding carbohydrate ABC transporter permease: MTSRGAAIPAVNDVPRPVGAGASRQRNSARTDWKQVGLAALLIGPNLILLILFTYRPLVDNIRVSFFNWNIASPTMNFVGLDNYIQWFQAPETGRVVFNTAVFTFSAVVGSMVLGLTLALLLDQKLFGRSAARSTVFAPYVISGAAIGVAFQFVFDPSYGLIQYVLGIFGLPVPNFYQNSNWALFMVTTTYIWKNTGYTFVIYLAALQARRKDLDEASEIDGTPPVRHFFRVIAPQLRGTTFFLLITVLLNSFQVFDIISAMTNGGPFGYGTSTMVYQVYQETFINNRAGYGAAIATIMFLAVLAITVLQLKIQQRMER; the protein is encoded by the coding sequence ATGACCTCGAGGGGCGCGGCTATTCCGGCAGTCAACGACGTCCCCCGCCCGGTGGGTGCGGGGGCATCGCGGCAACGCAATTCCGCGCGGACCGACTGGAAGCAAGTTGGACTTGCTGCCTTGCTCATTGGTCCCAACCTCATTCTGCTGATCCTCTTCACCTACCGCCCACTGGTGGACAACATCCGGGTGTCGTTCTTTAACTGGAACATCGCGTCGCCGACCATGAATTTCGTTGGGTTGGACAACTACATCCAATGGTTCCAGGCGCCGGAGACAGGTCGAGTTGTTTTCAATACTGCCGTCTTCACTTTTTCTGCGGTCGTGGGCTCGATGGTGCTCGGCCTAACGTTGGCACTGTTGCTGGACCAGAAGCTATTCGGGCGTTCGGCAGCTCGATCGACAGTCTTCGCCCCCTATGTGATCTCCGGTGCGGCAATCGGTGTCGCCTTCCAGTTTGTTTTTGACCCGAGCTACGGGCTCATTCAGTACGTGCTCGGGATCTTCGGGTTGCCGGTGCCGAATTTTTACCAGAACTCCAATTGGGCTCTGTTTATGGTCACCACGACCTACATTTGGAAAAACACGGGATATACGTTCGTCATTTACCTCGCTGCGCTGCAAGCTCGGCGCAAGGATTTGGATGAGGCTTCCGAAATCGACGGCACCCCTCCAGTGCGGCACTTTTTCAGGGTGATCGCCCCGCAGCTGCGGGGGACAACATTTTTCCTGCTTATCACCGTTCTTCTGAACTCCTTCCAGGTATTCGACATCATCAGCGCGATGACCAACGGTGGCCCGTTCGGATACGGAACGTCGACGATGGTGTACCAGGTGTACCAGGAGACCTTCATCAATAACAGGGCCGGCTACGGAGCGGCGATCGCCACGATCATGTTCCTGGCGGTGCTCGCCATTACGGTGCTGCAGTTGAAGATCCAGCAAAGGATGGAGAGGTAG
- a CDS encoding DUF5926 family protein, translating to MAKKNRKKATPENLPEGMSRRQAKLAARAAEREALQKDPRPYAGLAAEADLIALQEFVPSAVAALEVAGETVNVVTVLPGTGAALRRAESEGGERFVALQVGSHSQNPGRDLAYALNWVLSAEPGESLQSTVADGTQPELSSLIDASTTPTITEHQDFTWWFPKGANIPAEVQQALSRANDAVIPSTQVKADVPGSIWWVNPGGGKGHIRWVRTDDNENQILSALARIAARGELTVGEGSKFAGAFRTHGVVVPVWDVDPAVDVASYAGALQELETKIAAEYDNDAQLSADERKQLDNIKSRQVTI from the coding sequence ATGGCTAAGAAGAACCGTAAGAAAGCGACCCCTGAGAATTTGCCGGAAGGGATGAGCCGCAGGCAGGCGAAGCTCGCCGCGCGTGCCGCCGAGCGCGAGGCGCTGCAAAAAGACCCCCGCCCGTACGCCGGATTGGCCGCGGAGGCGGACTTGATTGCGCTTCAGGAGTTCGTCCCCTCCGCGGTGGCGGCCCTCGAGGTCGCCGGCGAGACCGTCAACGTTGTGACGGTGCTGCCCGGGACGGGGGCCGCGCTGCGCCGCGCCGAATCCGAGGGCGGCGAGCGTTTTGTGGCGCTGCAGGTCGGCTCCCACTCGCAGAACCCCGGCCGCGATCTCGCCTACGCGCTGAACTGGGTCTTGAGCGCTGAGCCGGGCGAGTCGCTGCAGTCGACGGTCGCCGACGGCACCCAACCTGAGCTTTCATCGCTTATCGACGCCTCGACCACGCCCACCATCACCGAACACCAGGACTTCACCTGGTGGTTCCCCAAGGGAGCAAACATACCGGCCGAGGTGCAGCAGGCCCTGTCGCGCGCCAACGACGCAGTTATCCCATCGACCCAGGTCAAGGCGGACGTGCCGGGCTCAATCTGGTGGGTTAACCCGGGCGGCGGCAAGGGCCACATCCGCTGGGTGCGCACCGACGACAACGAAAACCAGATCTTGTCTGCCCTGGCGCGCATCGCCGCGCGCGGGGAGCTCACCGTCGGCGAGGGAAGCAAGTTCGCCGGGGCGTTTCGCACCCACGGCGTGGTCGTGCCGGTGTGGGATGTCGACCCGGCCGTCGATGTGGCCTCCTACGCCGGTGCGCTCCAGGAGCTGGAGACGAAGATCGCTGCCGAGTACGACAATGACGCCCAGCTCAGCGCCGACGAGCGCAAGCAGCTGGACAACATCAAGTCGCGGCAGGTGACAATCTAG